From the genome of Brassica oleracea var. oleracea cultivar TO1000 chromosome C4, BOL, whole genome shotgun sequence:
ATGGTTAAAGTAGAGTCACAGAAACACATTGACTTTTCTCTGACCAGTCCATTTGGTGGTGGTCGACCTGGAAGAGTGAAGAGAAGGAACGAGAGAGCTGGTGCTAAGAAAGCTGGTGGTGGTGGTGGAGATGAGGATGATGAAGAGTAAAAGTACCAAACCTTTAAAACCCCTTTGTTGGATAAATAATGTTTTTTTTTTGTTTAATAGTTTTCTTGAACTACAAGAAGTCAAGTGTGTTGGTTTGTAATGGTGTGTTTTGCAATAATGTGGTTGTGCCCCTTTGTGTTGTTGAACAATGATGCCACTTTCGGATCTTGCTTCTTACAAGACAGTAGTAGTAGTTAATATTTGGGAAAATTGCATAAACAACACTCAAATCGGCATTCACTAACATTTTATTCAATAACATTTTAAACTTCTAATATTTTTAGCTATCACTTTAAACCATCAACGGGCATCTGTATCACAAAAAGCCACATCTCATGAAGCAATCTTCCAAGGATCCGTTATAAAACATAGGAAAGCAATCTTCGAAGGATCCGTTAACCGTTTGAAAGTTGACATATTTACGAGTATTACCTGGTTTTACCCGGTTTTAATCCGATGTAAATCAAACCGCTATCCAAAATAAATACAAACCGTAAATTATTATTAAACCGAAGAAAGCAGACCGGATAAACCGTAGATCTGTTTCCTTTTCTCCTTAACCGTTCCCATTTCGAAAAACAAACTGTTCCACTCCAATCGTTTTCTATTTTTCTCTCTCCCCTAAACAAAGAATCCTAAAAAATTTGAACCCAAATCAAGGAGATTTGCAAAATTGAGGAAGATGGTTGAAACAAGAGGAGCTAAGAGGAAAGAAACTGACGTGAACGTGGAGATTTCGACGAAAGAAGTAGAGAAGAACGCGAAGAAGAAAAAAAGGACCATGAACCAAACGAAAGAGACGACGAAGATGACGGAGGAATCTGTGATGGTGACAGATGATGTCTTGCCGATGAATTACTTCGTGGAAGCTGCGGTGGCTGTTGAGCTAGAACGGAGTGGCCCGACATCGGAGGAGGAGGAAGACGGCGAAGAAAACGGCGACGACGACGGAAATGAGGATGCGGCGAATGATGAAGAGAAAGAAGGGGAAGCGGAAGCGAGTAGTTCTGACGAAGAAGAAAATGGTGACTCTGATGAAGGAGAGGACGAAGAGGATCCGCATGCAACCGCGGCAGAGGAAGCCTCAGATGAGGAGAAAGAGAACGAAGTTGAGACTAATGTCGGGGGCCCGACTAATGCCTGTGATGGAAACCGCGAGGAAGAATCCCTAGATGACGAAGAAGAGAAAGAGCAGGAGGAGGTATGAATTTAGGAATGGATTATGGGTGGTAATTTAGGATGAATATTAAGGTTTCAGTAAAAGAAAACTAGGAGTTATGGGTATAACTGTTTGTAATACTAGAACAACTAGGGGGAACAATAAGACAATGGTAAAACTAGTATTACGTAGGTATATTAGGAATACTTGGATAACTTGGTAAAACTATTGGTATAACTGACGTAGAACTTTACGCTACTTGCAGGAATTTGAGGCTACCGAGGCGGCCAAGCCAAGTAGAATGTTCTTCTTTGAAAAGGAGTACAAGAAACAAATAAAGCTAGGGACAAGGTGTATGATAGTAGACGTTATCGATACGTTTTTGTCTCTGGAACCGGAGGCAAGTGATGCGGAGAGGAGGTGGTTTGAGGAGCATCCACAATTCTGTCACTTGTTCCACAAGAAACTGGATGCAAATGCACAAGAAAATTTTAAGAGAAGGAAGAAGAAGAACTCAAACCACAAAGTTCAGGGAATGTGGATGTTGTTACTGCGTACTGCCGATGTCGCGAAGAAGAGAGAAGTGTGGTTCATTGTCAATGGTGTTCCCATCCATTATGGGTTGAGGGAACACGCATTGATATCATGCCTAAACTGCTGCAACTATCCTCTCGGATACAAGGAGTTTGGTAAGAAGAAATTTGTGAAGCGCCATTTCACGAACGGCGAAGCAATAAGGTTGGAGGATGTAGAAGCAAAGTTGTTGGCAATGGGAGCCCATAGAGACAGGTTGAGGATGGTGGTTCTGTTCTTTTTAGGAAGTGTTATATGCGCGCAAACAAAAGTTGGCGCAGGAGCCAATGATGTATTGGATTTTTCCAAAGAGTTGTGGATGATCTTGGATACTGCAAGACCTTTCCATGGAGGAGAACTCCTTTGATTATATGGTTAAGGAGATCTCCCACACAATGGATCATTTCGGAGGATTGGTGAAAGAGAAGACACTATGACCACTTCCAGGTTTCTGTATTCCTATAGAGGTAAGTAATAGAACATTACAAAGCTATTAAATTTGAAGTATTGTTTTGTTAACTTTTTTTTAAAAAATTGGTTTTGTAGCTTCTTACTTTCGAGGCAATTCCTGAGTTGGGAATGAGGTTTAGACAACCGGTTGAAGAAGCTGATCCATAGTGTCCGAGAATGTGCCAGTCAACGTTCAAAAAAATATAAATGAAAAGGTTTCCTTTTGCAAGTGTTAATCAAGAACTGGATAGGATTAAGGTTAGTGTTTTCTTTTTCCTCCTGCAAATTTCATTCGTAATTGCCAAATTAGGTTGGTAAAACTTGGGAAACTTTTGTAAAACTGTTGGGGGAAAACTAGGAAAACTAGATAAAACATGATTTGGTAAACTTGTTTGTAACTAATTTGTGTTCTTAGCCACAAGATATTGACAGCATCCTACCTACCAGGAACGAAGAAGAAAAAGCTCTTTTGGGCGTTATTCATGAAGAGGACGACGACGACGATTGCACTGATATTGCTATGGACAGCTGGACTAAGCGTATTATTGAAGGCTATACTGTCTTTTTTGAAGAAATGTGTGAAAAAGACATTGTAGCCCGACAAGTAAATGAAGGATCCGTTAATGCAGAACATGCAGTCCTTGAAGGCATTGCGGCAGGGGAAGAAGTGGCAGAATAGAAGAAGATGTTGGAGGATGTGATGAAGAAAGTGGAAAGTCTTGGAAATCATCTAGAGAGAGTGATGTCGATAGTGGACAATTTTGAGGAAAGGTTGGGGTCGCTTGTGTCGTTTGTGAAAGAAGCGCAGAAGGGATCGAAGAAGAAGTGAAGTTGTTGGTGTTCCTTGTCGGATATGTATTTTATGAACCTTTTTTGTTGATGTTTCATCCCGGATAATGTTGTTGGTGAACCTAATTTATGATGCCTTGTTATGAAAAACTAAGAGTTATGGGTATAATACTAGGACAACTAGGTAACACTAGTATAATTGAATACTAGGACAACTATGTGAAACAATGAGAAAATGGTAAAACTAGTATAACTGTTTGTAATACTAGGACAACTAGGGAACACTAGTATAATTGAATTCGAATGTGATAAAATGATAAGTCAGGTTATGCTGCTTATATAATTCCATTAACACACAATACTGATATCTTTCATATTTACATTGTTTTATCCATTCACCCATGTGCATTTTGATCATATACACTAGGATTTAGCCATGTTTAGGTTGCATTTTGCATACATGAGTCTTTATCAGGTATTAGAGTACCACATGGAGTTCTTGGAGGCATTTGGGTGCATTTGGAGCTCAAAAGAAGTGTTTAAAGCGATCAACGGACGAGCAGCGCACCAGAGCGACCTCACCGGAGCGACGCCGTGAAGTCGCTGTGACACACATCCCGGAGCGATCCAGCCAGAGCGACATGGAGAGGTCGCTCGCGTTTCTATCGTGAGACACCCCTCTCAGAGCGACTTGCCAGAGAGACGCTCCGAGGTCTTTCACGTCCGAAGACACACAGATTTGACCCTAGAGCGACCTCCCAGAGCGACGTGCCGAAGTCGCTCCCGATGTTTAGAGCGACCTGTTGGAGCGACACACCAAGGTCGCTCGCGTCCTCTCGTCCGGAGACATCAAAATCGAGCATCCTGGAGCGACCTCTCAGAGCGACCTACCAAGGTCACTCCTAGCCAGAGCGACCAGCTCAAGTCGCTCGCGTTTTGACGGGGCGAGACACGAAGAAATGCGTCGGGAGCGACCTCCTGGGAGCGACTATGCTAGGTCGCTCCGCGTGTTTGATTGGACGATTTTTATGTCTTTTCAGGGGCCTTTTGGTCATTTGTTTTATTGTTTTTAGATTGCCTAAACCTAAGTTAAGTACTTGGGGAGCCACCAGAGAAAAAGAATCTCTTTTCTGAAGAACAATTAAAAAAACTTCTTTTGATTCAGATTTGATTGTTTTCATCTTGTGTTCTTGTTGATTTCTTATCTATTTCTCTACATGATTAATCTGAAATCCAATATGGGTTTAAGAGGAANNNNNNNNNNNNNNNNNNNNNNNNNNNNNNNNNNNNNNNNNNNNNNNNNNNNNNNNNNNNNNNNATTTGTTGTTAGAGGTGCTAAGATAGCCATTAGACTTGTTAGTAATGATTGCTTTCACATTATTCAACCAAAGACATTTGATGTTTGAGATATGTTAGTAAATGAGCATCCATCTAGATATAGAGTTTGTTTAGGATTGTGTCTAAGCTTAAGGTTGATAGTTTGATTGATCGTTTGCCATCCTTAGTTTGAAACTTGATCACCCAAGGTCTAATCCCTATGCCCATGAGTTCTCTTTTCCCTTAGTAAAGAAAGTCATTTCATTTATCATTAATCATTAGTTTAGAAACCTCTTAAATTATCGGTTGCACTTAGATTAAGTGAGTACTTGCATTCTCATTGCTTTGATATCCCTCAGAACTGGTTCGACATTCACTATACTACAACATTTGTCTTAGGAGCCTGAAAACTTCTAACATCAAATACACATGAACATACAAAAATTAACATAGCTTAATTGTAGAACGAGACTTAGAAGTATTACAAGTCTTAAACAACCACAACATGAAAGACCAGACCATGAAACCCATGGTTGAACAACAGCAAACTGGAACCGAAATGAGACATCAACAACAACATTACTTTAAGATTCAAACATGCTTGAGTTGATCCTTGAGCTCAGCGATCTCTGCAGTCATTTCATCAACACGCGTCAGTAAGCCCTCAACCTCGTCCTATATCGCAAAGACCCAAGGTTGACGAAAGTGGAGTCCATCATCCTGCAAATAGAACTCAATTCATACATATGAAACCTAACACAATCATCACATGATTCAAATCAAAACCCTAATATCTGAAAAGTACCTCAAAGTTGTCACAGGTGAAGTATTTCCTTCCCGGCAGAGTATAAAAGTCGCCGGCAAATTTCTTACCCGGAGAAACCTCGTCGACGATTCTTCCCCCACAAGGACATCTAGTCGGGATCCCGTAATGAGCGTCGGCAATGCACCGTAGCATGTTGTTGTATTTCTTCAACTCCTTCATGTGGCTGTACTCCTCGTGTGGGTGCGTCATGTTGAGAGAGTTGGGAGATGTTTGTGAGATAATTGGAAGAGAGGAGAGAGAGAGGGGAGCGAGAGAGAGTGGAGAGAGATATCTGTGGTTGAGATAAGAAGAGAGAGATTACGATGATTTGATTGAAAATATTTAATATTTTAGGTGCCAAACAAAAATTTATTTCCCTCCAAAAATTTGGTCTTAATTACACATATTATACTAGTGTTACGAAATTTGTTCATAGCTCTATTTTTGGTGGTTTCTAACATATGTAGTGTTACTAATCTTTTTGATTTCGTATTCCAGTTTTACTTTCGATATTAATACTTTAAAATGTTAGACAGCTTGTATTGTGTATTAATATTTTGGTTATAACTTTAATTGGAAATTTTATTTTATAAATTATAACATGTTCTTCATTAACAAAGTGAGACATGAAGGTGAAGGTGTTGTAATGGATATGTTTCGAGTTTTAACGAATTTTCAAAAAACGTTTACACCGTTGGGTTTAATTATAAGTTATAGTCGACGAATCAAATGTAAAACTAGGGGAGACGGATTTCAATATAGATAACACTAATGTCAAACAAAAAAATAAAGTAGTGTTTTACCAAGCAGATAACCAAGTTTTACCCAGTTTTACAAAGCAAATAACCAAGTTTTACCAAGCAGATAACCAAGTTTTACGCAGAAAAGAAAACAACCCGATTCATACAACAGAAAAACAACGCACATGATAGAGGTAAATTCAAGTAGGGGGGCTAGCACTATTTCCAAATAACAACCAATTGAAACCATAGTTTTGCCTTGGCTGCCTCTTGTTCCGTGTCCTTTTACGTCGTTCTCCACAAGATGGATGTCTTTTAACTCTTCTCCTTTCCTTCCAGGTAATGCGATTCGGAGGTATGATGTTCAGCTCTTTTATGTCATCTGGTACATTCCATGAAGACTTGTCGGACACGACATAAAGTGTCCTGGAATACGCCAATGCCCACAGTTCCGTCCAATAGTATTTTGAGCAGAGCTCGTGATAGTGAATATGGACATCACGTCGCGTGCCAACGCCCTCATCACCGCACTTAGTGTAATATATGTACGCATCCAGACCGTGCAGACAAGGAATCTTTTCATAATCCCACACCTTGCAAGTACAAGTTTTCGCAACCAAGTTCGCCAAAAACATACTCCCATCACTGTCGGTGACCTCGTACTCAAGTTCATAGCTATTAAGCTCCCGCACAGGTAGCGTTCTTGCAACAGGCCATAGATCGTGCAAGTGGTTCTCAACCAGAGGCCCCAGCTTCGTCTCGACTGATCCAGAAACAACATCCTTGCGATGTTGATTAAACCAATCAGAGAATGTGTTGATGATACAATCTAACATTGGTCTTAAGGCCCACCTCCTTGCCTCTCTAAACACGTTGTTCATTGATTCCACACTGTTGCTTGTGTCCAAGTTGTACCTGTCACGTGAAAAAAAAAATCTTGCCTATTTGTCTTTTTGAGTATGCTCCTCCACATACTTCCAAGCCGAAGGATATCTTCTCTTAAACGATTTGTAGGCAGAGTCGAAGTCATCCATGGTGTAATATCTGCCCAATTCCATAAATTTATGCCCGACTACATCTTTGTTGACGTTACAAGCATGCCCTTTCACATTTTCCTT
Proteins encoded in this window:
- the LOC106338792 gene encoding uncharacterized protein LOC106338792, producing the protein MISNSTALPGKNLTVCDQHGNPGDSYNMMYSYLYMLKQVNPGTTTDVKLDEAVMRKVIVVDTTWLKNRYGGVQVFAKAQDPNRHHYPLALAVLDGENHATQTWFFEMLKRAIPDSAERVFMTDRNQSLIFVVANVYPQAHHGHCVWHLKENVKGHACNVNKDVVGHKFMELGRYYTMDDFDSAYKSFKRRYPSAWKYNLDTSNSVESMNNVFREARRWALRPMLDCIINTFSDWFNQHRKDVVSGSVETKLGPLVENHLHDLWPVARTLPVRELNSYELEYEVTDSDGSMFLANLVAKTCTCKVWDYEKIPCLHGLDAYIYYTKCGDEGVGTRRDVHIHYHELCSKYYWTELWALAYSRTLYVVSDKSSWNVPDDIKELNIIPPNRITWKERRRVKRHPSCGERRKRTRNKRQPRQNYGFNWLLFGNSASPPT